The following coding sequences lie in one Dryobates pubescens isolate bDryPub1 chromosome 10, bDryPub1.pri, whole genome shotgun sequence genomic window:
- the XG gene encoding glycoprotein Xg — protein MRNDLSCGILKQQGTGLIACFSMQDADEERRFIQRTKIEGQDMSLQAQDGQRDFDLADALDHPDDIITRKPTVIRRPTRPGLNNDLHLGDALDGGDIPRKPLYPPLPPRPGSYSNSGGFDDSDLLDGKSLPPYVAGQDEHNFNHGGNTDSGLVAGLTSPIISAFVILVVGSIAAYSAYKNKKLCFKPRGCN, from the exons ATGAGAAATGATTTGAGCTGTGGTATCCtgaagcagcagggcacaggtcTGATAGCCTGCTTCAGCATGCAGGATGCTGATGAAGAACGAAGATTCATCCAGAGGACAAAAATCGAAGGACAG gacatgtctctcCAGGCCCAGGATG GTCAACGTGATTTTGATTTAGCTGATGCACTTGATCATCCAG ATGACATAATTACAAGGAAGCCTACTGTGATCAGAAGACCGACAAGGCCTGGTTTGA acAATGATCTGCACCTAGGAGATGCTCTTGATGGGG GTGACATTCCAAGGAAACCTTTATACCCCCCTCTTCCACCACGACCGGGAAGCTATAGTAATTCTG GAGGTTTTGATGACTCAGATCTCCTTGATGGGAAGAGTTTACCACCGTACGTAGCAG GACAAGATGAGCATAATTTCAATCATGGAGGAAACACAG ATTCAGGATTGGTAGCTGGACTTACATCTCCTATAATCTCTGCTTTTGTAATATTAGTTGTAGGATCGATAGCAGCCTACTCCGCTTACAAGAACAAGAAGCTTTGTTTCAAACCACGTG